In Deinococcus depolymerans, the following are encoded in one genomic region:
- a CDS encoding histone deacetylase, which yields MGFTHPFRAFTPFRRAAYVGSPAPRRQFLPREFIAPLLDGAAARLPLLDAPDLPWALAEAVHDPAFLARWRDGRVTRIEERALGFAWSPAVVERGLGSSGATLAATRDALSVGLGVNLGGGTHHAHAGHAEGFSFLNDVAISARWLLDSGQASRILILDLDVHQGNGTAAIFAREERVLTVSVHAQNNYPFRKEVSDLDIPLPDGTGDAAYLNALDREVAPVVAAFAPDFVYYLAGADVLEGDQLGKLALSPAGVRRRDDRVLRWAARAGLPTVTVMAGGYNRDPHALIAARLGTLDAALGAFGCAASPAGPA from the coding sequence GTGGGGTTCACGCATCCGTTCCGGGCGTTCACGCCGTTTCGCCGCGCGGCGTACGTGGGGTCGCCCGCGCCGCGCCGTCAGTTCCTGCCGCGCGAGTTCATCGCGCCGCTGCTGGACGGCGCGGCCGCCCGATTGCCGCTGCTGGACGCGCCGGACCTGCCGTGGGCGCTGGCCGAGGCGGTGCATGACCCGGCGTTCCTGGCCCGCTGGCGAGACGGGCGGGTGACCCGCATCGAGGAACGGGCGCTGGGCTTTGCGTGGAGCCCCGCGGTGGTCGAGCGGGGCCTGGGCAGCAGCGGCGCGACCCTGGCCGCCACCCGCGACGCCCTGAGCGTGGGGCTGGGAGTGAACCTGGGGGGCGGCACGCACCACGCGCACGCCGGTCACGCCGAGGGGTTCTCGTTCCTGAACGACGTGGCGATCAGCGCCCGCTGGCTGCTGGACTCCGGGCAGGCCAGCCGCATCCTGATCCTGGACCTGGACGTGCATCAGGGGAACGGCACGGCCGCCATCTTTGCCCGCGAGGAACGCGTGCTGACCGTCAGCGTGCACGCGCAGAACAACTACCCCTTCCGCAAGGAGGTCAGCGACCTGGACATCCCCCTGCCCGACGGGACCGGGGACGCCGCGTACCTGAACGCCCTGGACCGCGAGGTGGCGCCGGTCGTGGCGGCCTTCGCGCCGGACTTCGTGTACTACCTGGCCGGGGCGGACGTGCTGGAGGGAGATCAGCTGGGCAAGCTGGCCCTCAGCCCGGCCGGGGTGCGCCGCCGGGACGACCGGGTGCTGCGCTGGGCCGCGCGGGCCGGCCTGCCGACCGTGACCGTCATGGCCGGCGGGTACAACCGCGACCCGCACGCCCTGATCGCCGCGCGCCTGGGCACCCTCGACGCCGCGCTGGGTGCCTTCGGGTGCGCGGCGTCCCCGGCCGGGCCGGCCTGA